The following is a genomic window from uncultured Fibrobacter sp..
AGAAGCAGCCCGGCTGTATCGAACTGGATATCGACGAAATCCCGGAAACGCACTTTGCCGCCGAACAGGCGCTTTGGCTCCTTAAAAAGATACTCGTGGAGAATCCGTGATGTTCCTTTTTCGGCGGATAGCCTACTGCTGGCGTGTATTCATCAAGTTGATGACGCTCTTCTGGTTCGGCATGGGAAGCTTGTTCCTCGCGACATCGGTGTTCCCGACGCTTTACCTGCTGTCCGGTTTCTCCAAGGAGCGGTTCGGCCGCTGGGCGCGTCTGGTTGTGCATTATTCCCATAAATTGGCCCTTGCGCATTTTGTCTATTTTGGCTTGGGGACGATCCATGTGCAACACCGAGAAAGGCTCAAGGGGCTCCGGTCCAAGGTCATCGTCGCGAACCATCCGTCCATCTTGGATGTGGTAATCCTGTTTTCGCTGATTCCCAATGGCGACTGCATCGTGAAGGGCAGCCTGGGCCAGAACCGGTTCATGAAGGGCATTGTCAATTCGATTTACATTGTGAATTCCAAGATGTTCACGAAACAGCTTGCCGAGACGGACAAGTCGCTCCAGCGGGGCAACTGCCTGATTATCTTCCCGGAAGGGACTCGTTCCGTGCCGGGGGTGCGCTGGCAGTTCAAGAAGGGCGCTGCGCGTTTCGCTCTCCATTCCAAGTGCGATGTCGTGCCGGTTTACATCGGGAGCAATGACTTTCTCGGGTTACGCAAGCACGATCCCGTATTGTCGGTCAACCGGACGGAACGGTACCATTATAACTTGGATATTCTGGATCCTATCCCAATTGAAAAATTCCTGGATTATCCGCCAAGCCAGGCCGCAAACCTCTTAACGAGGGAAATGCAGAACGTGCTGGAAGCCCGCCGTGACCAAGATGCCGCAAATGCGTAATGTACGTATGCGGTGGTAGGTATTTTTATCCATCATGCACTGACGGCTGAAATGGATGAATGCTATATTGGGGATAAAGAGGTAGAATATGAAAAAGAGTATCGGAATCTGCGTATTTTTTTCTTTGTTGATGGGTTCACTGTTCACTTTGACGGCGTGTT
Proteins encoded in this region:
- a CDS encoding lysophospholipid acyltransferase family protein, with translation MFLFRRIAYCWRVFIKLMTLFWFGMGSLFLATSVFPTLYLLSGFSKERFGRWARLVVHYSHKLALAHFVYFGLGTIHVQHRERLKGLRSKVIVANHPSILDVVILFSLIPNGDCIVKGSLGQNRFMKGIVNSIYIVNSKMFTKQLAETDKSLQRGNCLIIFPEGTRSVPGVRWQFKKGAARFALHSKCDVVPVYIGSNDFLGLRKHDPVLSVNRTERYHYNLDILDPIPIEKFLDYPPSQAANLLTREMQNVLEARRDQDAANA